One window of the Rhipicephalus sanguineus isolate Rsan-2018 chromosome 2, BIME_Rsan_1.4, whole genome shotgun sequence genome contains the following:
- the LOC119382993 gene encoding anaphase-promoting complex subunit 15B isoform X1: MEAPQFPSLQPRIADQPWFYVDRPCDDESELTQLEKEHQSALTSIAQRHSDLVPIGKTAAELQDEDEEDDEDDDNEDDESDSNEDEDDELDADDINYDQDSPMFH; encoded by the exons ATGGAGGCGCCCCAGTTTCCTTCTCTGCAGCCCAGAATAGCCGACCAGCCTTGGTTCTACGTTGACCGGCCTTGCGATGATGAATCCGAGTTAACCCAGCTAGAAAAAGAACACCAAAGCGCG CTCACCAGCATTGCGCAGAGGCACAGCGACCTTGTTCCGATTGGGAAAACTGCGGCAGAA TTGCAGGATGAAGATGAGGaagacgatgaagacgacgataaTGAGGACGACGAAAGTGATAGCAACGAGGACGAAGACGACGAGCTGGACGCGGACGACATCAATTATGATCAAGACTCGCCT atGTTCCACTAG
- the LOC119382993 gene encoding anaphase-promoting complex subunit 15B isoform X2: MEAPQFPSLQPRIADQPWFYVDRPCDDESELTQLEKEHQSALTSIAQRHSDLVPIGKTAAEDEDEEDDEDDDNEDDESDSNEDEDDELDADDINYDQDSPMFH, translated from the exons ATGGAGGCGCCCCAGTTTCCTTCTCTGCAGCCCAGAATAGCCGACCAGCCTTGGTTCTACGTTGACCGGCCTTGCGATGATGAATCCGAGTTAACCCAGCTAGAAAAAGAACACCAAAGCGCG CTCACCAGCATTGCGCAGAGGCACAGCGACCTTGTTCCGATTGGGAAAACTGCGGCAGAA GATGAAGATGAGGaagacgatgaagacgacgataaTGAGGACGACGAAAGTGATAGCAACGAGGACGAAGACGACGAGCTGGACGCGGACGACATCAATTATGATCAAGACTCGCCT atGTTCCACTAG
- the LOC119382990 gene encoding dehydrogenase/reductase SDR family member on chromosome X isoform X2: protein MISLINHTVFFVRDLFCLYILSAYYLLWECLLRIKSQLSPQEPISLELLHLDLSSMASVKLFAEKILQSESKVDALVCNAGVMLMPYQETEDGFESHMSINYLGHCLLTALLLPLLIAASSKGQTARIVNVSSCVHKAGRINIDALNSRKTYSCYNGYTQSKLAQVLFTKALGRRLQAKGIPVTVNCVHPGIVNTQLYQRVWWAPLVAGLFFRTTEECVKTVLHATFSSELEGISGCYLEECALAQSLSLCDDLSVQERLWNKTWALLWPWLNDRASAVDILLAS from the exons ATGATTTCTCTCATCAATCATACGGTTTTCTTCGTTAGGGACTTGTTCTGCTTATACATCCTGTCAGCTTACTACCTTCTCTGGGAGTGCCTACTGCGGATAAAAAGCCAACTCTCACCGCAAGAGCCGATTTCGT TGGAACTCCTGCATCTTGACTTGAGCTCAATGGCTTCTGTGAAGTTATTCGCAGAAAAGATACTCCAGAGTGAAAGTAAAGTTGACGCCCTTGTTTGCAACG CTGGCGTGATGCTGATGCCATACCAGGAAACTGAAGACGGCTTTGAGTCGCACATGAGCATCAACTACCTTGGCCACTGCCTCCTGACAGCCTTGCTGCTACCTCTGCTCATTGCTGCCAGTAGCAAAGGACAAACTGCGAGGATTGTTAATGTATCTTCATGTGTACATAAAGCTGGCCGCATAAACATAGATGCTCTCAACAGCAG AAAGACATACTCCTGTTACAATGGTTACACTCAGTCAAAGCTGGCACAGGTGCTGTTCACAAAAGCGCTTGGAAGGCGTTTGCAAGCCAAGGGTATTCCTGTGACCGTCAACTGTGTCCACCCAGGAATTGTGAACACTCAGCTCTACCAGAGGGTATGGTGGGCACCTCTAGTTGCTGGCCTTTTCTTCAGG ACAACAGAAGAATGTGTTAAGACAGTACTGCACGCAACGTTTTCGAGCGAGCTTGAAGGCATCAGTGGCTGCTATCTGGAGGAATGTGCACTGGCTCAGTCGCTCTCCCTGTGCGACGACCTCTCTGTCCAAGAGAGACTTTGGAACAAGACGTGGGCGCTGCTTTGGCCATGGTTGAATGACCGAGCCAGTGCCGTGGATATCCTGCTCGCCTCTTGA
- the LOC119382990 gene encoding dehydrogenase/reductase SDR family member on chromosome X isoform X1 yields the protein MISLINHTVFFVRDLFCLYILSAYYLLWECLLRIKSQLSPQEPISYRSMINKTVVVTGGSGGIGHETMRALLSLGARVIDGSPDTNCKEERRRLLLEGHATAQVELLHLDLSSMASVKLFAEKILQSESKVDALVCNAGVMLMPYQETEDGFESHMSINYLGHCLLTALLLPLLIAASSKGQTARIVNVSSCVHKAGRINIDALNSRKTYSCYNGYTQSKLAQVLFTKALGRRLQAKGIPVTVNCVHPGIVNTQLYQRVWWAPLVAGLFFRTTEECVKTVLHATFSSELEGISGCYLEECALAQSLSLCDDLSVQERLWNKTWALLWPWLNDRASAVDILLAS from the exons ATGATTTCTCTCATCAATCATACGGTTTTCTTCGTTAGGGACTTGTTCTGCTTATACATCCTGTCAGCTTACTACCTTCTCTGGGAGTGCCTACTGCGGATAAAAAGCCAACTCTCACCGCAAGAGCCGATTTCGT ACCGCTCCATGATAAACAAAACTGTTGTGGTGACGGGAGGATCAGGAGGAATAGGGCACGAGACAATGCGAGCGCTTTTATCTCTGGGTGCTCGTGTTATCGATG GAAGTCCGGATACCAACTGCAAGGAAGAGCGAAGGCGTTTGCTCTTGGAAGGCCACGCAACGGCACAAG TGGAACTCCTGCATCTTGACTTGAGCTCAATGGCTTCTGTGAAGTTATTCGCAGAAAAGATACTCCAGAGTGAAAGTAAAGTTGACGCCCTTGTTTGCAACG CTGGCGTGATGCTGATGCCATACCAGGAAACTGAAGACGGCTTTGAGTCGCACATGAGCATCAACTACCTTGGCCACTGCCTCCTGACAGCCTTGCTGCTACCTCTGCTCATTGCTGCCAGTAGCAAAGGACAAACTGCGAGGATTGTTAATGTATCTTCATGTGTACATAAAGCTGGCCGCATAAACATAGATGCTCTCAACAGCAG AAAGACATACTCCTGTTACAATGGTTACACTCAGTCAAAGCTGGCACAGGTGCTGTTCACAAAAGCGCTTGGAAGGCGTTTGCAAGCCAAGGGTATTCCTGTGACCGTCAACTGTGTCCACCCAGGAATTGTGAACACTCAGCTCTACCAGAGGGTATGGTGGGCACCTCTAGTTGCTGGCCTTTTCTTCAGG ACAACAGAAGAATGTGTTAAGACAGTACTGCACGCAACGTTTTCGAGCGAGCTTGAAGGCATCAGTGGCTGCTATCTGGAGGAATGTGCACTGGCTCAGTCGCTCTCCCTGTGCGACGACCTCTCTGTCCAAGAGAGACTTTGGAACAAGACGTGGGCGCTGCTTTGGCCATGGTTGAATGACCGAGCCAGTGCCGTGGATATCCTGCTCGCCTCTTGA